From the genome of Azospira restricta, one region includes:
- the aceE gene encoding pyruvate dehydrogenase (acetyl-transferring), homodimeric type, which produces MAAQSDNPKAVDLDPQETQEWRDALAGVVDKEGAERAHFLIEDLIEQAREQGIDIPYSANTEYINTIPADQQPKYPGNPDLELKIHNYIRWNAMAMVVRANKHTNVGGHIASFASAAALYDVGFSHFWHAPSDNHGGDLIFFQGHAVPGVYARAFMLGRLTPEQMENFRQEVDGKGISSYPHPWLMPDFWQFPTVSMGLGPIQAIYHARFMKYLASRGLIDAAKTEQRKVWAFLGDGETDEVESLGAIGMAGREQLDNLIFVINCNLQRLDGPVRGNGKIIQELEAEFRGAGWNVVKLIWGTHWDALFARDKKGILKKRMMECVDGEYQTFKAKNGAYVREHFFNTPELKELVADWTDDEIWNLNRGGHDLFKIFSAYDRAIKHKGQPTLILAKTIKGFGMGDAGEAMNISHQAKKMDLDQIRRFRDRFALPVPDDKLGELPFLTFDEGSPEQTYLREHRLALGGFLPQRRRKAAPLVVPPLTTFDALLKASGTGRELSTTMAIVRIMNMLLKDKQVGQHIVPIVPDESRTFGMEGMFRAVGIWNQEGQKYVPEDHDQLMFYKESKTGQVLQEGINEAGAMSDWIAAATAYSVHNVQMIPFYICYSMFGLQRTMDLAWAAGDQRCRGFLVGGTAGRTTLNGEGLQHEDGHSLILSNLIPNCVSYDPTFQYEVAVIVQDGLRRMYQEQEDIFYYLTVMNENYEHPEMPAGVEQDILKGMYLFKKGAVASGKKAAPRVQLLGSGTIFREVIAAAELLKQDWGVDADLWGCPSFNELARNGNDVQRWNLLNPAEKPKLSHVENCLNDTRGPVVAATDYIRLFADQIRPFVNRRYVTLGTDGFGRSDTREKLRHFFEVDRRWITLAALKALADDGEIDRSKVAEAILKYGIDTNKPNPMSV; this is translated from the coding sequence ATGGCAGCTCAATCCGACAACCCCAAAGCGGTCGACCTCGACCCGCAGGAAACCCAGGAATGGCGCGACGCACTGGCCGGCGTCGTTGACAAGGAAGGCGCCGAGCGCGCCCACTTCCTGATCGAAGACCTGATCGAGCAGGCGCGCGAGCAGGGCATCGACATCCCCTACAGCGCCAACACCGAATACATCAACACCATCCCCGCCGACCAGCAGCCGAAGTACCCCGGCAACCCCGACCTCGAACTGAAGATCCACAACTACATCCGCTGGAACGCGATGGCGATGGTCGTGCGCGCCAACAAGCACACCAACGTCGGCGGCCACATCGCCTCGTTCGCCTCGGCCGCCGCCCTCTACGACGTCGGCTTCTCGCACTTCTGGCACGCGCCGTCCGACAACCACGGCGGCGACCTGATCTTCTTCCAGGGGCACGCGGTGCCGGGCGTCTATGCGCGCGCCTTCATGCTCGGCCGGCTGACGCCGGAGCAGATGGAGAACTTCCGCCAGGAAGTCGACGGCAAGGGCATCTCGTCCTACCCGCACCCGTGGCTGATGCCGGACTTCTGGCAGTTCCCGACGGTGTCGATGGGCCTCGGCCCGATCCAGGCGATCTACCACGCCCGCTTCATGAAGTACCTCGCCAGCCGCGGCCTGATCGACGCCGCCAAGACCGAGCAGCGCAAGGTCTGGGCCTTCCTCGGCGACGGCGAGACCGACGAGGTCGAGTCGCTCGGCGCGATCGGCATGGCCGGCCGCGAGCAGCTCGACAACCTGATCTTCGTCATCAACTGCAACCTGCAGCGCCTCGACGGCCCGGTGCGCGGCAACGGCAAGATCATCCAGGAACTGGAAGCCGAATTCCGCGGCGCCGGCTGGAACGTCGTCAAGCTGATCTGGGGCACCCACTGGGACGCGCTGTTCGCGCGCGACAAGAAGGGCATCCTGAAGAAGCGCATGATGGAATGCGTCGACGGCGAGTACCAGACCTTCAAGGCGAAGAACGGCGCCTACGTGCGCGAGCACTTCTTCAACACGCCGGAACTGAAGGAACTGGTCGCCGACTGGACCGACGACGAGATCTGGAATCTCAACCGCGGCGGCCACGACCTGTTCAAGATCTTCTCGGCCTACGACCGCGCGATCAAGCACAAGGGCCAGCCGACGCTGATCCTGGCGAAGACGATCAAGGGCTTCGGCATGGGCGACGCCGGCGAGGCGATGAACATCAGCCACCAGGCGAAGAAGATGGATCTCGACCAGATCCGCCGCTTCCGCGACCGCTTCGCGCTGCCGGTGCCGGACGACAAGCTCGGCGAGCTGCCCTTCCTGACCTTCGACGAGGGCTCGCCGGAACAGACCTACCTGCGCGAGCACCGCCTGGCGCTCGGCGGCTTCCTGCCGCAGCGCCGGCGCAAGGCGGCGCCGCTGGTGGTGCCGCCGCTGACGACCTTCGACGCGCTGCTGAAGGCCTCGGGCACCGGCCGCGAGCTGTCGACGACGATGGCCATCGTGCGCATCATGAACATGCTGCTCAAGGACAAGCAGGTCGGCCAGCACATCGTGCCGATCGTCCCCGACGAGTCGCGCACCTTCGGCATGGAAGGCATGTTCCGCGCGGTCGGCATCTGGAACCAGGAAGGCCAGAAGTACGTTCCGGAAGACCATGACCAGCTGATGTTCTACAAGGAGTCGAAGACCGGCCAGGTGCTGCAGGAAGGCATCAACGAGGCCGGCGCGATGAGCGACTGGATCGCCGCCGCCACCGCCTACTCGGTGCACAACGTGCAGATGATCCCGTTCTACATCTGCTACTCGATGTTCGGCCTGCAGCGCACGATGGACCTCGCCTGGGCCGCCGGCGACCAGCGCTGCCGCGGCTTCCTGGTCGGCGGCACCGCCGGCCGCACGACGCTGAACGGCGAAGGCCTGCAGCACGAGGACGGCCACAGCCTGATCCTGTCCAACCTGATCCCGAACTGCGTCAGCTACGACCCGACCTTCCAGTACGAGGTCGCGGTGATCGTCCAGGACGGCCTGCGCCGCATGTACCAGGAGCAGGAGGACATCTTCTACTACCTGACCGTGATGAACGAGAACTACGAGCATCCGGAAATGCCGGCCGGCGTCGAGCAGGACATCTTGAAGGGCATGTACCTGTTCAAGAAGGGCGCCGTCGCCTCCGGCAAGAAGGCCGCGCCGCGCGTACAGCTGCTCGGCTCGGGCACCATCTTCCGCGAGGTCATCGCCGCCGCCGAGCTGCTCAAGCAGGACTGGGGCGTCGACGCCGACCTGTGGGGCTGCCCGTCGTTCAACGAACTGGCGCGCAACGGCAACGACGTGCAGCGCTGGAACCTGCTCAACCCGGCCGAGAAGCCGAAGCTGTCGCACGTCGAGAACTGCCTCAACGACACGCGCGGCCCGGTCGTCGCCGCGACCGACTACATCCGCCTGTTCGCCGACCAGATCCGCCCGTTCGTCAATCGCCGCTACGTCACGCTCGGCACCGACGGCTTCGGCCGCTCCGACACGCGCGAGAAGCTGCGCCACTTCTTCGAGGTGGACCGCCGCTGGATCACGCTGGCCGCGCTGAAGGCGCTCGCCGACGACGGCGAGATCGACCGCAGCAAGGTCGCCGAGGCGATCCTGAAGTACGGGATCGATACCAACAAGCCGAACCCGATGTCCGTCTAA
- the aceF gene encoding dihydrolipoyllysine-residue acetyltransferase → MSNIVEVKVPDIGDFSDVPVIDVFVKPGDTVKVDDALVTLESDKATMDVPSSVAGTVKEVKVKLGDRVSEGAVVITVETGAAAAAPAPAAAAPAPAPAAAPAPAAAAPAAAPAAAGGAIEVKVPDIGDFSEVPVIDVFVKVGDTVKVDDALVTLESDKATMDVPSSVAGVVKEVKVKLGDKVSEGSVIVIVESAGGAVAAAPVSATTPAAAPAPAAAPTAAPAPTATTAPAAAPAAVAPTLPLGSKAHASPSVRAFARELGVDLAKVPATGPKGRILKEDVSKFVKGVMTAPAAAAGGGASLGGGLDLLPWPKVDFAKFGEIEVKPLSRIKKISGQNLARNWVMIPAVTFHEDADITDLEAFRVQLNKENEKGGGAKLTMLAFLVKACVKALQKFPEFNSSLDGDNLVMKKYFNIGFAADTPNGLVVPVIKNADRKSVFEIAQESGDLAKQARDGKLKPADMSGACFTISSLGGIGGTYFAPIVNAPEVAILGVNKSAMKPVWDGKQFVPRLILPLSLTADHRVIDGALATRFNVYVAQLLADFRRVAL, encoded by the coding sequence ATGAGCAATATCGTGGAAGTGAAGGTTCCGGACATCGGCGACTTTTCCGACGTGCCGGTCATCGACGTCTTCGTCAAGCCGGGCGACACGGTCAAGGTCGACGACGCGCTGGTCACGCTCGAATCGGACAAGGCGACGATGGACGTGCCCTCGTCCGTCGCCGGCACCGTCAAGGAAGTGAAGGTCAAGCTCGGCGACCGCGTCTCCGAAGGCGCCGTCGTCATCACCGTCGAGACCGGCGCTGCGGCCGCGGCCCCGGCCCCCGCTGCGGCGGCTCCGGCGCCCGCCCCCGCTGCCGCCCCTGCCCCGGCCGCGGCCGCGCCCGCGGCGGCGCCTGCCGCGGCCGGCGGCGCCATCGAAGTGAAGGTGCCGGACATCGGCGACTTCAGCGAGGTGCCGGTGATCGACGTCTTCGTCAAGGTCGGCGACACGGTCAAGGTCGACGACGCGCTGGTCACGCTCGAATCGGACAAGGCGACGATGGACGTGCCCTCGTCCGTCGCCGGCGTCGTCAAGGAAGTGAAGGTCAAGCTCGGCGACAAGGTCTCCGAGGGCTCGGTGATCGTGATCGTCGAGAGCGCCGGCGGCGCCGTCGCCGCGGCGCCCGTATCTGCCACCACTCCGGCTGCCGCGCCGGCGCCCGCTGCCGCACCGACGGCGGCGCCCGCCCCCACCGCGACGACCGCCCCGGCGGCGGCCCCGGCTGCCGTCGCGCCGACGCTGCCGCTCGGCAGCAAGGCGCACGCCAGCCCGTCGGTGCGCGCCTTCGCCCGCGAGCTCGGCGTCGACCTCGCCAAGGTGCCGGCCACCGGCCCGAAGGGACGCATCCTCAAGGAGGACGTCAGCAAGTTCGTCAAGGGCGTGATGACGGCACCGGCCGCTGCCGCCGGCGGCGGCGCCAGCCTCGGCGGCGGCCTCGACCTGCTGCCGTGGCCGAAGGTCGACTTCGCCAAGTTCGGCGAAATCGAAGTCAAGCCGCTGTCGCGGATCAAGAAGATCTCCGGCCAGAACCTCGCCCGCAACTGGGTGATGATCCCGGCGGTGACCTTCCACGAGGACGCCGACATCACCGACCTGGAAGCCTTCCGCGTGCAGCTGAACAAGGAGAACGAGAAGGGCGGCGGCGCCAAGCTGACGATGCTCGCCTTCCTCGTGAAAGCCTGCGTCAAGGCGCTGCAGAAGTTCCCCGAGTTCAACAGCTCGCTCGACGGCGACAACCTGGTGATGAAGAAGTACTTCAACATCGGCTTCGCCGCCGACACGCCGAACGGCCTGGTCGTGCCGGTGATCAAGAACGCCGACAGGAAGTCGGTGTTCGAGATCGCCCAGGAATCCGGCGATCTGGCCAAGCAGGCGCGCGACGGCAAGCTGAAGCCCGCCGACATGAGCGGCGCCTGCTTCACGATCTCCAGCCTCGGCGGCATCGGCGGCACCTACTTCGCACCGATCGTCAACGCGCCGGAAGTCGCCATCCTCGGCGTCAACAAGTCGGCGATGAAGCCGGTGTGGGACGGCAAGCAGTTCGTGCCGCGGCTGATCCTGCCGCTGTCGCTGACCGCCGACCACCGCGTCATCGACGGCGCGCTGGCCACCCGCTTCAACGTCTATGTCGCGCAGCTGCTGGCGGACTTCCGCCGCGTCGCGCTGTAA